ACTATTCAAGTTGTGGCTGACCGTGTAGGAGAAGATACAACATTTGGTAAGATTATTGAACTAGTAGAAGAAGCACAAGACTCAAAATCAGAAGCGGAACGGTTCATAGACCGTTTTTCCAAATATTATACACCAGTAGTTCTTGTTTTATCCTTTATAGTATGGTTATTTTCACGAGATATTGAACTTGCAATTACTATTCTAGTTTTAGGATGTCCAGGTGCTTTAGTTATTGGTGTACCAGTATCTAATGTTGCAGGTATAGGAAATGGAGCACGTCACGGAATATTATTAAAAGGTAGCGAAGTAATTAGAGATTTCAGCAGATTAGATACAATGGTATTCGATAAAACTGGTACCCTAACAGTAGGAAACCCATCGGTTGCAGAAAAAGAATATTATGGAGATGAGATTGATGAAGTATTAGGATATCTTGCAAGTGTTGAGCGTGAATCAGACCACCCATTAGCAAAAGCAGTATTGGAGGAAATTGGAGAAACCACATTTTCGCCAGTTGAAAATACAGAAGTTATAAAAGGTGGCGGAATTGTAGCTAAAGTTAATGGGCACAGAATTGCTGTTGGAAATATTACCTTAATGGAAAGAGAAAATGTTGAACTTGATGAAAAAGCAAAAGCAGATGTTGAAAGCCTCGAAAAAAATGGGAACTCACTAGTGCTAACTGCTGTTGATGGAAAACTAAAAGTCTTGATGGGTGTTCGTGACCAGATACGTTCAGGCGTAAAAGAAGACTTACTAAAACTAAAGAAATTAGGGGTAAAAAAACTTGTTATGTTATCAGGTGATAACCAGGGGACAGTAGACCTGGTTAGTCGTGAGCTAGGTTTAACTGAAGCACATGGAAACATGCTGCCTGGAGATAAATCAGTATATATTAAGAAGCTAATTGAAGAAGGGCAAATAGTTGCTTTCGTTGGAGATGGTGTCAATGACAGTCCTTCACTAGCTTTAGCAAATATCGGTATAGCCATGGGAGGCGGTACAGATGTTGCTATTGAAACATCAGATGTTGTTCTGATGAATTCTGACTTTAGCTGTTTACCACATGCCCTTGGATTAACAAAAGCTATAGCCAGAAATATGAAGCAAAATATTTTTATAGCTGTAGGAGTTGTATTAGTATTATTAGCCAGTGTATTATTCAGTGAGTGGATGAACATGTCAATAGGTATGCTAGTACATGAAGGTAGTATATTAGCAGTTATTCTTAATGGTATGAGATTATTACGTTATAACTTAAGAAAATAACTAAGTAAAAAATTGACTTGAAATTAAAGGTTTATTAAAAAAATAGGATATAATTAAACTAAATAGACAGTATGAAAGAGACTTACCAAAATTTTTTGATGGGAGGAGATTATAGTATGAAATCAGCAACAATCCAATTAGAAACTTTAGCATGTCCATCATGTATGCTAAAAATTGAAGGTGCGCTTAAAAGTTTAGATGGTATAGACCAGGATACAGTAAAAGTATCATTTAACTCAAGCAAAGTGAAAGTGGATTTCCAGGAAGATAAAGTTTCAATCGATGAAATCGAAGATTCAATTAAGAAACTAGGTTATGAGGTTATAAAATCAAAAGTAAAATAATAGGCCCTTTAAGAAGGAAGCAACTTAGAATAGAAATACCCGTTCTCTAGATTATCAAAAGGACGGGTGTTTTGATTTACTTATTTTTGTAATAAAATATAGCAAGCTGTGTCCTATCTCTGAGGTCTAATTTGGATAAAATAGTAGATAAGCTATTTCTAACAGTACCCTCGCTTAGATACAGCTTATTAGCTATTTCTCTATTGCTGAGGCCTTCAGCTACAGCTGTGATTATTTCTAATTCCTTTTCTGTAATACCATACTTTGAAAAGTCAGTAGTTTCGCTTCCATTAATTAAAGACGGGATTTTCGAGACAATGTCATCGCCGAAAACGCTTTGTCCCATAAACACAGCCTTGAGTGCAGGTACAATACATTCAAAGTTTTGCTTAATTATATACCCCTTAGCTCCCATCCTAAGTGCTTTAACTATATACTCATCATCTGAAAAAGTAGTTAGAAATAATATCTTTGCATTTTTATCTTTATTTAATATAGCTTCTCCTGCATCAATTCCAGACATTAACTCCATTCTTATATCCATTAACAGAATATCAGGATTTAAGCTATTATAAAGCTCTATAGCCTCTTTTCCGTTATGTCCTATACCTACTACAGAAATATTTTCTTCTGCTTCTAGTATAGTTTTAAGAGCCAAACATACTAAGTTGTCATCATCCACTACCACTACTTTCATTTTGCTCAATCCTTTCAATGTGCTTATTTTTTAGGTATTGAAATAAATATTCTAAATCCTTTGTCTGTGCTAATATTAACATTGCCACCTAATGATGTGACCCTATCAGTAATATTTTTTATTCCGATGCCATTTTCACTATTGTAGTTACAAGGAGAACCATTGTCTTTTATAATCAATTGATAAAGTGAAGGATGTTCACGTACTGTTATAGAGGCCTCAGTAGCATTAGAATGTTTAATAATATTTGATAAGGCTTCCTTTGTTATAGTAATGAAGCAATTTTTGATATCCTTTTTTATATTTGATTCTATATCATAATCAAAACTAATAGGACAAAAATTAAAATTTTCAATTAATTTTTGTATCTCTGTATGTAAATCAATAGCTTTTTCGTGTAAGTTATGTACACTATCACGTATGCTATCCATTGCCTCAGAAAGGGTATCTTTTATAACTACTAGACTTTCTTTTGTTTTGTCATCCTTATTGATTGCTAGAAGTGCACCGATTTGCAATATACATCTTGATAGTAAATGTCCTACATTGTCATGAATATCTCTTGCTATCCTATTCCGTTCAGTTAATGTTGCAAGGTTTATTTCATAATCCTGCTTCTCTAGAAGTTCCTTATTTTGCTTTTCCAGCTGCATTGATATTTCCTTAGCATTATCTCGGAGTACATGATAATCTTTTTCAAGAATTTGAAGTGAAACGGTACGAGATTTTAGAACATATGTAAAAAGAATAAAAGCTGCTATCAATAGCCTTGATTCAGGTTGAACTTCAGTAAAATTAAGAATAAGTGGAATAACTGATAATGCCCATAACCACTTAGGATCCATAAGTACTACATCGTAACAGAGCAATGGGACTAAGAATAATAAAGCTGGAATAAACAAGCTAGCAATTATATATATGACAAAAATAACAATAGTAATAAATTGCTTTTCAAAATAGCTTATTATAGCACTACAGATTATGGTGGCTAGTATTGGTACGATCATATATGGACTATTTGTATTGGAAACATAAAAAGCCAATAAAACAGCTAAGATAATAGCTTTATCAATTAATCTCTTCATTTCTCTAAGCTCCTATTTATAGGATAAGGTACATATAAATTCTAGCATTTCATATTATGGACTTCAAGCTTATTATGACATTTGTCATGCATAACTTGGAGTTCATTCACTTATTAATTTCATTTATTTATTTTATTATATATATAAGGTAGTATGAATTGATTATAAAAACTTTTTCATATGAGTTTTAATTATATAATTGGAGGGAGTACTATGGTTATAAAGGTTAAAAACCTAGTAAAAAGATATGATGATTTGATTGCATTAGATCATTTAAATCTAGAAGTAAAAGAAGGTGAAATTTTCGGACTTCTGGGACCAAATGGTTCTGGCAAAACCACAGCAATAAATTGTATATTATCACTATTGAAATATGATAAGGGGACCATAGAGATTTATGGCAAGCCTATGACGCCAGATGCCTATGATATTAAAAGGAATATAGGCATTATCATGCAGAATGTTGCAGTTTTTGAAGAGCTAAATGTTTATGAGAACATTGATTATTTCTGTGGGATGTATATTACAGATAAAAAGAAGCGGAGAGGGCTTGTAGATGAGGCTATAGACTTTGTTGGACTTAAGGATTATAGAAAGTTCTATCCCAAAAAGCTAAGTGGTGGATTACTTAGAAGATTAAACATTGCCTGTGGAATTGCTCATAAACCTAATCTAATCATTCTAGATGAACCTACAGTCGCAGTTGACCCTCAAAGCAGAAACAACATATTAGAAGGTATACAAAGACTTAATAAAGAGGGAGCAACAATAGTTTATACTTCCCACTACATGGAGGAAGTTGAGGAAATATGTACAAGAATAGCCATCATGGACAAAGGCAAAATAATAGCTACAGGAACTAATGATGAACTAAAGGATATGATAAATTCTGGTGAAACTATTACAATAGAAATTTTTAAGTTTGATAAAAACATATTAGATGATATTAGAAAATTTCCGCATATTTCATCTGTTGATTTTAACGACAGTTTACTAGTTGTAAAATCAAGTAAAGGAAAAAATAACTTAGTGGCTTTGTTAGACTATTTAAAATCTAAAAACATTCCTATTGGAAAAATTTATTCTGAACCACCTACATTAAACGATGTGTTTCTAGAAATAACTGGCAAAGAGCTTAGAGATTAAAGGGGAGGATATTATGTTTATACATAACTACCTATACAGGTTAAAATGTATAGTAAGGGATAAGCAAATTATGTTCTGGACACTACTATTTCCTATAGTTTTAGCTATATTGTTTAATTTGGCCCTTAGAAATATACACAGTACAGAAAATTTTACTGAAATAAAAGTGGGAATAGTTGATGACGATGAGTATAGAAAGAATACAGCTTTTATCAATGTAATTGAAGCTGTATCAAGCTCTGACAATAGCACAGGTACAAAAAATCTATTTCATGTTATCTATACATCAATGGAAGAAGCTGACAAACTTCTTGAAGATAACAAAATTAAAGGCTACATTTATTTTGAAGATGAAATAAAGCTAGTAGTAAAGAAATCTGGTATAGATCAGAGCATCATAAAAGGATTCATAGACGATTTTGTTCAAACTAGTTCTACAGTTTTGACAATAATAAATAAAGACCCTGATGCAATTAATGATGGACTATTGAATAATGTAGCAGATAGAACTGACTACCTTAAAGAGATCACTGTAAGTAAATCAGCTCCAAATACTTTTGTAAACTACTTTTACACATTAATTGCTATGGCATGTCTATACGGAGGCTTTTGGGGATTAAAGGAGGTTACTGCTATCCAAGCTGATCTTTCTCCACAGGGAGCAAGAGTTAGTGTAGCACCTACTCATAAGGTAAAGTTGTTCTTAGCATCTATGCTGGCTGCTACTACTGTGCAATTAGGGGTGATAGCTGTTTTACTAGGCTATTTGACTATAATATTAAAAATTGACTTTGGAAATCAACTGGGATATATAGCATTAACTTGCATAATAGGCACATTTACAGGAGTTACCTTTGGAACTTGTATTACCACAGTAGTGAAAAAAAGTGAGGGACTTAGAATAGGAATTCTTATTGGGCTTTCTATGATTATGTCATTTTTATCAGGAATGATGTATGACAAGATGAAGTATATTGTCAGCACAAAGGTTCCTATATTAGGTTATATTAACCCAGCTAACTTAATAACTGATAGCTTTTACTCCTTATATTATTATGATACTCATACAAGATACTTCAAAGATATTGCCTTACTTTGCATTATTGCAGGAATTTTTAGTTTAATTACTTATTTGGTAATAAGGAGGCAGAAATATGCAAGTCTATAAAGCCTTTTTCAAGATAATTCTTAAGAATTTAAGTCAAATAATAATTTACTTTGTAGTCTTTATAGGCATCACGACAATACTTGCGAGTTCTAGTCCTAATACTGTAGCTACAGACTTTACTGAAGCAAAAGTCAATATAGTATTAATAAATCATGACACTAATTCAAAATTAGTTGAAGGTTTGAGAAAGCATCTCAGTCAAAATGCAAACATTAAAGATATACCAGATGATACTCAAAAACTTCAAGATGCTCTGTTTTTTAGAGAGGTAGAATATATATTAAGAATTCCAATGGGATTTACAGAGGGATTGCTAAGTGAAAAGCACATACAAATTGAAAAGACTGTAGTACCTAATTCAACAAGTGGAATATACATTGATAACATAATTAATAAATATTTAAATACAGTCAGAACTTATAATAATAGCATAGAGGATTTAACTGAGGAAGAGCTTATTAGCTATGTTGAAAAAGATCTAAGCAAAAAAACTGATGTTAAGATAAAATCTTCTGTAGAGGAAACTTTTTTGATTGAGAAGCGTGCGCATTTTTTTAACTATATGGCCTATACACTATTTTCAGTATTAATTTTAGGAGTAAGCTCAGTAATGATTGTCTTTAATGATACAGAGTTAAAAAGGCGTAATCTTTGCTCTCCTATACAACTTAAAGCTATGAGTTTTCAACTAATACTAGGGAATATTACTTATGCGGTAATTGCGTGGTTTACATTGATTTTAATGAGCTTCATAATGTATGGAAGCTACATGTTTACTGCTAAAGGCTTGCTTTTAATATTAAACTCATTCATATTTACTTTAGCAGTCTTAAGCATAAGTTTTTTAATCGGAAATTCTATAAAGAGTAAAAATGCCATGTCGGCAGCTGCAAATGTCTTTTCTCTAGGCTCATGTTTTATAAGTGGAGTATTTGTTCCTCAAGATTTGATGAGCAATACAGTGTTAAAAATTGCAAGCTTTACACCAAATTATTGGTTTGTGAAAGCTAATAATAGTATATCTGGCTTGAATAATATTAATATGACAAACCTTAAACCTATATTCATGAACATGCTGATAGTAATAGGCTTTGCTTTAGCTATGTTAGCAGTATCCCTTGTAGTTATAAAGCAAAAGAGAGTAAGTAATTAGTGATAAGAATAAAAAGGCTAAATCTTTAGCCTTTTTATCATTATCGTTCAAAAACAAATTTTCCATCTATCATTGTCTTTTCTACTTTAATATCCTTAATATAGGATTCATCTATGGTAAATATGTCACTATCTAATACTATTAAATCAGCAACGTAGCCTGGTTTTAACCTACCTTTAAAGTCCTCTTTAAATTCATTGAAAGCACTTCCTATTGTATAGGCATCTATAGTATCTTCAATACTCATTTTTTCACTTGGGTTGAATCCGCCTTCAGGCTTACCATTAATTCTCTTTCTTGTAACAGCACAATAAATATTAGGGAAAGGATTACAGTCTTCTACTGGCGCATCAGTACTGAAGCTTATTGGAGCACCTAGCTTTTTTAGAGTATTAAATGCATAAGATGTATTTGCTAATTCCTTACCAACACGGTCTTCAACAATTTGTGTATCATAATCTAAAAAAATGGGCTGATACATAACAGGGATGTTTAGTCTAGCTATTCTCTCTAATTGGTCCATGCTAGTAATCTGACAATGAACTATTCCATGACGAAGAGGGTTCTTTCCATCCTTCATAGTTTTATCATATGCATTTATTACGCTTTCTACAGCACCATTACCAATTGCATGAGTAACTACTGTAATCCCATTTTTTGTGGCTAAGTCACATAAAGCTTGTAGTTGTTCATCGCTCAAAGCTGCTACACCTTTAGTCCCGGGAGCATCCTCATATTCTCTTAACATTAAGGCTGTTCTAGCTCCTAATGAACCATCTTTATATAACTTTAAAGCACCACGTGATAAGAACTTTCCATCATATATTCCTGTTTTAAATTCAGTATCTAGGTATTCTTTGAAAACATTTATATTTTGAAAATTAAATTGGGGATAATATCTTAATTTTAACTTACTATTATTATTTAATTCGTGGATAATTTTAAAAATGTTTTTAAAGTTATCTTCAGAAACATCATTTGATTGAACAGAAGTTATACCTAGACTCAATGCATATTCAGCTGCCCTAATAAAATCTTCCATTATTGCATTATTATCTTTATCAGGAATAACAGAATAGAGTAAGCTGAGGGCATTTTCATTAAATATTCCATTTGGTTTTCCATCATTTCCAAGTTCAATAACTCCACCATCAACATTTGTGTTTTCATCTATACCAAGTATCTCTAGGGCTTTTGTATTACCTACTGCCACATGACCGCATACTCTACTAAAGACAATAGGAATCTCTGTAGATATTTTGTCCAAATCAAAGCGTGTCAATAGGCGCCTTTCACCAGTAGAGAAATAATCTTGGTTCCAACCTCTACCTTTTAGAACAGTCAATCTATTATTTTGCTTAATAAACTTTCTTCCTAACTCTATAACATCATCTACTGACTTTGCTGATGTCAAATTGCATGAGCTCATAAATTCTCCAACGCCTAAAAGATGCATGTGACTATCATTAAAGCCAGGTAAAACAGTTTTCTCTTGTAGGTCTATTATCTTATCAGCGTCATTTTTAAGAATCTCTTCATCAGTACCAACTTCTTTGATAATGCCATTTTCAATGAATATTGCCTGTTGAAAGTTATTTTTCTCAATATAGAACTTCCCATTCCTTAGTATTGTTCTCAAAATACAATCCCCTCCATATAATAGCTTAGTTAAAATGAGACTTGCTTAAGCTTTAAAAAAAGATGAACTAAAAGGGCAACGCCTGATTATTTAATTATATCATTAATTGTGTTGGCATAGAAAAATAAAAACTTCTATATAAGATAAGCTTGAAAACTGAAGACTATTATTAAAACTCAATGATAGAAAGATAGAAAGTTTACATACACAAAATATTTTGGTATTTCTTTCCTAGTACTTATAAATAAAAGAAATTCTTCGGACTTACATCCTTAGAATGACGTATTTTGCAAGCTGTCACTCTGGCGTAAGCGAAGAATCTCTCTTAAGTTAATTATTTACTAGTATTTAATAAATTTTGAACCTGCTACACCACAAATACTACATTTTTCTGGAACATATTTTTCAATGTTTCCACATACAGGGCATAAATAATAGAAAATTTCTTCTGTTGCATCAATATTTTCTAATGCTTCTCTATAAAGCTTAGCATGAACTTTTTCAGCTTCCATGGCAAAAGTAAATGTTCTAATTGCTGCCTTATTTCCTTCTTCTTCAGCAACTTTTAAGAATTCTGGATACATACTCTCGAATTCGTATTTTTCGCCATTTTCTGCATCTTTAAGATTTTCTGAAGTTGATAAGATTTTTTCTGCTACTTCTAAGTGTTTTTGAGCATGTATTGCCTCAGCATCTGAAGCTGCTCTAAATAGCTTTGCTGCGTTAGTTTTTCCTTCAGCTTCTGCTTTCTTAGCATAAGCAGTGTATTTTCTGTTAGCTTGGGACTCACCAGCAAATGCAGCCATTAAATTTTCAAGTGTTTTGTTTTTTGACATATGTATCTCCTCCATTTATTTAAATTTATTTTAATTGACTTAGTTAGATTTATCATTACTATGACTAATACATTTAGGACAAATACCTTTAAAATACACATCTTTATGTTTGATTTTAAAGCCTTTTAAATCCTTAGAATCAAAAGAATCTATATTTATTTCAAAATCATATATAGAGCCACAGGATTCGCATTTAAAATGACCATGACTTTCTGTATCTATGTCGTATCTAGCCTCATTATCCTCTATAGTTATTTGTTTTACCATACCAGCATCTACTAAAGTATTTAATGTATTATATACAGTAGTTTTTGATAGGGTAGGTATTTCATTATGTAAATGGCTGTATATTTGATCTACAGTAGGGTGACATCTATTGTTAGCTACATACTCTAATACTTTAAGCCTTTGATGTGATAGACGTATACTTTTATTTTTCAATTCTCTTGATAAATCTTCGAAATTCTTTTTCATTTAATTCACATCCTAACTTAGTTAAAATAAAATGTATTAGTTTTAAGTCTATAATGATTACAATTTAATTATAATTACAATAATATATTTTGTCAAGCATTAAAATAAAAAATTTTAAAATATTGTGGGTAATTATTGAAGCAAAGGTAAAAGTTCTTGTTAGAGTCATTCTCATTAAGTAAGGGTATAATAATTAGGAGGAGTATTGATAAAGAAAAGAGTCTTGTATATATAGTGAATTAAGGAGAAATAAGCAAAAAACCAAGAGTCAAAAAAATTAGAAAAGGAAAGGATATTATGATAGATGGTAAAACAATACAGAAAATAGGATGGAATTTAGATAATAGTTATTCTTTACTACCAGAAAAATTTTATACAAGAACCAATCCAACTCCTGTAAGTTCACCAAAGCTAGCAATTTTAAATCATGGATTGGCAACAAAGCTGGGTCTAGACCCTTCGGCACTGAAAAATAATGAGGGCATAGAAATACTTGCTGGAAATCAGATTCCTGAAGATGCCTTTCCTATTGCACAAGCGTACGCAGGTCACCAATTTGGTCATTTTACAATGTTAGGAGACGGGAGGGCAGTTTTACTAGGTGAACAAATAACGCCACAAGGAGAAAGGTTTGATATTCAACTTAAGGGTTCTGGCAGGACTCCATATTCAAGAGGAGGAGATGGAAGGGCAGTACTTGGTCCAATGCTCCGTGAATACATTATAAGTGAGGCCATGTATGCATTAGGAGTTCCAACAACTCGCAGCTTAGCTGTGGTGACAACAGGTGATATGGTAATGCGTGAAACAGCATTACCTGGTGCAATTCTAACTCGTGTGGCGGCTAGTCATATCCGTGTAGGTACCTTTGAATTTATTGCAGAATGGGGAACAAGTGAGGAATTAAAGATTCTAGCTGACTATACTATAAGACGACATTATCCCGAAATAGAAGCAGAAGAAAACAAGTATCTTTCCTTACTTCAAGAAGTTATCAAGCGTCAGGCTTCGCTTATAGCTAAATGGCAGCTCGTAGGATTTGTTCACGGAGTAATGAATACTGACAATATGACTATTAGTGGAGAAACTATTGATTATGGACCTTGTGCCTTCATGGATGTATATAATCCAGCAACTGTTTTTAGTTCAATTGATATCTATGGTCGTTATGCCTATGGCAATCAGCCTGATATAGCTGCATGGAATCTAGCAAGATTTGCAGAGGCGCTATTGCCACTAATCCACTCGAATCAGGATAAAGCTATTAAATTTGCTGAGAAAGCAGTATCAAGCTTTTATGAGCTATATTACAATAGTTGGCTTACGGGAATGAGAGCAAAGCTAGGAATATTTAATGAAGAAACAGAGGATGAATCACTTATTGAAAATCTTTTAAATCTTATGCAAAAATATAATGCAGATTACACTAATACATTTCGTGCATTAACCTTAGATAAGCTGTGTGACATGGTTCTATTTGACACAGTAGAATTTGCTAATTGGTATAAAATGTGGCAAAAGAGATTAAGTAGACAAGAGGAAAATTCACCACATCAATCGATGCGTAAAATCAATCCTGCTGTTATTCCTAGAAATCACAGAGTAGAAGAGGCATTAGATGCAGTAACTAAGCAGAGGGACTATAGCGTAATGGGAATACTTTTGAATGTTCTTTCTAATCCTTTTGCTTATTCTAGTGAACAGAATCAATATACTACTTTACCTGAACCATCTGCAAAACCCTATAGAACATTTTGTGGGACTTAATTATGTAAAAAACGAGGGACTTGTTTTCATCCCTCGTTTTATGTGACTTTATAATTACTTTGGAGTTACTAAACTTTTCTTACGCCACTTACCTCTCTTAAAGAAAATTGTAGTTATTATAGCCCCCATTGTCCAAGATACAAGTAGGGAAATAAAAGTAGATTCAGGTCTGCCTGTAGGATAGGCTGCACTTCTTGTAAAATAAGCAATAGTATAAGCAACTGGTACACGCAATATAACAGTAGTAATAAGTGAAATCCACATTGGTGTCATAGTATCTCCTGCACCGCGCATAACCCCAGATAAACACTGTGTTATTGCCATTGCAATATAACCTACAGCAAGAATTTTCATCATATGCATAGCTAAGTCAACAAGTTCCTTTGTGTCAGTAAAAATTCCCATGAGGTACCTGCCAAAAACTAAAATAGTTATAGTAATTATCGTTGATACTCCAACTGCAATCATTGTGCCCTGCTTAGTTCCCTTATCAACTCTATCCATTTTCTTAGCTCCTATGTTTTGTCCTGCATATGTTGTCATTGCATTTCCAAAAGAAAAGTTTGGCATCATAGCAAACCCATCTACACGCATAACTATAACATTGCAAGCTATAACCATTTCTCCAAAGCTATTAGTTAGAGATTGTACAACAATCATTGCAAGAGAAAATATTGCTTGAGTCAAACCTGAAGGTAAACCAAGCTTTATTAACTTAAGAGAGTATTCCTTATTTAATCTCAACATTTTCAAGCCAACATCAAAGTTATTTTTCATCCTCAATAGCTTAAGTAGACAAAGTATTGCTGATACTCCCTGAGCTATTACAGTTGCAAGTGCTACACCTGGAACACCCATATTGAACTTTGCCACAAACAATAGATCAAATCCCACATTCAAAGCTGTTGAAATAAGTAGAAATATAAGTGCTGATAATGAGTCACCGAGTCCACGCAGTACACCAGCAAAGATATTATAATAGGCAAATCCTGCAATTCCTATAAAGAAAATATTAAGATAACCTGTACACCAATCTATAATAGTGTTTGGTGTGTTAAGAAGATTAAGCAAAGGTCTAGTTACTAGAGGACCGACTATCATAATTATTATTGAGGCTATTGCAGTAAGAGATATACATATACCAATAGTATGAGAAAGCTTTTCACGGTCCTTTGCTCCGAAATACTGAGATACCATTATACCCGCACCTACAGAAATCCCCACAAAGAGTACGAGTAATAAGTTTAATATAGGAGATGCACTCCCTACGGCAGCGAGAGCATTGTCTCCTACATATCTACCTACGATAATAGAATCAGCTGTGTTATAAAACTGTTGAGCTATATTTCCAATTAGCATTGGAATAGCAAATTCTACGATTCGTTTCCATGGAGTACCTTCAGTTAAATCTTTAGCTGCAAATAGTTCCTTAAAATTTACCATGTGTAGACCTCCTATTAAAATTATATATATTGTAAGAACTATCATAATCTTAGATGAAATCTAGTTTATATTAATATTAAATGTTTGTCAATTTAGTATTTAAAACAAAAGGGTGTTCCTAAATAGGGACATCCCTTTTGAATGTTTAATTTATTCTATAGCCTTTTTTTACATATTTGCGGTAGTAGTAAATTATAGGATTCCAATAACTTCTAAGACGCTTCTCAAGAGTTTTTCTATACAGTTTTAAATCTAGTACTTCTTCATCTGAAGCTGGAGAAGTACTATACTTGCTTCTTACAAATATATCTGTTATTTCCTGTATTCCCTTTACGTTATGAATATAGAACTTATATGCAATTCGATTTGCATATTCATAGTGAGTTTCGCCATACTCTTGAGGGTAACCTAATAACTCCATAAGCTTGGTTATTTGTTTGTATAGGTATATAATCTTATTATTATTTGATAGCTTGTTTGCTCGCATTTCTTGACAAATATGCTTTGAAAAGCCTATTATAAATCGTACTGGAATTATTAATAGTAGTAGTATCAATAATATATCTGTAATTATTCTTCTAGATATAATAGGTTCATCTTCATATGATCTATCAAATAATGGACCATTCTCTTCATTTTCAAAACCAAAGTTGTCATCTATTATTATATCTCTAGCACTATCTCTAGGAACTCTATCAGGTAGTATTTGATCATCTAACACAGCTTCACTTCTAACCTCAGAAGGTCTGTAGTTTTCCAATCTAGGTTGTATTGGATAAACAGGTGTAGGCTCAAAGGTCATCCAACCAACAGGCTCTATA
This Proteiniborus sp. DW1 DNA region includes the following protein-coding sequences:
- a CDS encoding ABC transporter permease yields the protein MFIHNYLYRLKCIVRDKQIMFWTLLFPIVLAILFNLALRNIHSTENFTEIKVGIVDDDEYRKNTAFINVIEAVSSSDNSTGTKNLFHVIYTSMEEADKLLEDNKIKGYIYFEDEIKLVVKKSGIDQSIIKGFIDDFVQTSSTVLTIINKDPDAINDGLLNNVADRTDYLKEITVSKSAPNTFVNYFYTLIAMACLYGGFWGLKEVTAIQADLSPQGARVSVAPTHKVKLFLASMLAATTVQLGVIAVLLGYLTIILKIDFGNQLGYIALTCIIGTFTGVTFGTCITTVVKKSEGLRIGILIGLSMIMSFLSGMMYDKMKYIVSTKVPILGYINPANLITDSFYSLYYYDTHTRYFKDIALLCIIAGIFSLITYLVIRRQKYASL
- a CDS encoding ABC transporter permease — translated: MQVYKAFFKIILKNLSQIIIYFVVFIGITTILASSSPNTVATDFTEAKVNIVLINHDTNSKLVEGLRKHLSQNANIKDIPDDTQKLQDALFFREVEYILRIPMGFTEGLLSEKHIQIEKTVVPNSTSGIYIDNIINKYLNTVRTYNNSIEDLTEEELISYVEKDLSKKTDVKIKSSVEETFLIEKRAHFFNYMAYTLFSVLILGVSSVMIVFNDTELKRRNLCSPIQLKAMSFQLILGNITYAVIAWFTLILMSFIMYGSYMFTAKGLLLILNSFIFTLAVLSISFLIGNSIKSKNAMSAAANVFSLGSCFISGVFVPQDLMSNTVLKIASFTPNYWFVKANNSISGLNNINMTNLKPIFMNMLIVIGFALAMLAVSLVVIKQKRVSN
- a CDS encoding amidohydrolase, producing the protein MRTILRNGKFYIEKNNFQQAIFIENGIIKEVGTDEEILKNDADKIIDLQEKTVLPGFNDSHMHLLGVGEFMSSCNLTSAKSVDDVIELGRKFIKQNNRLTVLKGRGWNQDYFSTGERRLLTRFDLDKISTEIPIVFSRVCGHVAVGNTKALEILGIDENTNVDGGVIELGNDGKPNGIFNENALSLLYSVIPDKDNNAIMEDFIRAAEYALSLGITSVQSNDVSEDNFKNIFKIIHELNNNSKLKLRYYPQFNFQNINVFKEYLDTEFKTGIYDGKFLSRGALKLYKDGSLGARTALMLREYEDAPGTKGVAALSDEQLQALCDLATKNGITVVTHAIGNGAVESVINAYDKTMKDGKNPLRHGIVHCQITSMDQLERIARLNIPVMYQPIFLDYDTQIVEDRVGKELANTSYAFNTLKKLGAPISFSTDAPVEDCNPFPNIYCAVTRKRINGKPEGGFNPSEKMSIEDTIDAYTIGSAFNEFKEDFKGRLKPGYVADLIVLDSDIFTIDESYIKDIKVEKTMIDGKFVFER
- a CDS encoding ferritin family protein, with protein sequence MSKNKTLENLMAAFAGESQANRKYTAYAKKAEAEGKTNAAKLFRAASDAEAIHAQKHLEVAEKILSTSENLKDAENGEKYEFESMYPEFLKVAEEEGNKAAIRTFTFAMEAEKVHAKLYREALENIDATEEIFYYLCPVCGNIEKYVPEKCSICGVAGSKFIKY
- a CDS encoding transcriptional repressor, translating into MKKNFEDLSRELKNKSIRLSHQRLKVLEYVANNRCHPTVDQIYSHLHNEIPTLSKTTVYNTLNTLVDAGMVKQITIEDNEARYDIDTESHGHFKCESCGSIYDFEINIDSFDSKDLKGFKIKHKDVYFKGICPKCISHSNDKSN